One genomic window of Osmia bicornis bicornis chromosome 3, iOsmBic2.1, whole genome shotgun sequence includes the following:
- the LOC114872655 gene encoding uncharacterized protein LOC114872655, producing MRSNFHEGTVARGRGGPGSAASLEADAIVLRGCPAVTCSHLHESRENEHQGIEEDQSVGRFLLIANEDRVDRKPVLALSEFLPCERSGDMASALLGKCVGLLALLLLLYSCCYAFRIREHAGQTALTSAEQTRHTACASMFGRCQQKTTATTSTARKWHDTSASSRLATTRKPPVEVTSTHDDHDDDDDDDTGTEGMLSRIERTGRATDRLAGDSAGNSVRVDDQDDDDEEEEVIVEVEEDTDEDVASDEQIAEDSDVDDDDDDDDDDDDEDEDEDDEDEDEDDEDEDEDEEEVAPTPPPRKLEKVRLADKDKIKSAEIVTPAPVLEKPKARSKESSETAKKSEETAKKPEEPAKKPKESVKKPEEPVKKPDSPKISVEIPKKVESAKITKPEVESKAKTTKQSEEKAKVPVKSVPKAQEPAKKAEEGKVKSVTTKPAGVKRSDKDESKSKTKTRVQAPLTLAQLNDAILRVPTFLPNFTGIEDLECQQHGKIFLRQLRGYKLWALQMLDSSAKIPSGLLRGNVNQLGDFDECLGIMAHVKLDDKTIKVQGKYCLASIDLYPVRPDMKLPVNMMQARAFVRGSMHDSGHFIPKFTTVNWALCLPAACTAEDAQVVLEQALSEYNSTIGIKFTVDVDPNMCYVKQKLRSYSKETIGVLYFYAMVICLVIVATVRDYLVISEGKGNYSERIIMSFSLRRTIKSLLKKESNEAEITCIHGIRTLVTIILYIAHQLIPIARLPLSNRIELTEVSNNPISSILRVSMVYTDSFLLLSGVLTAYNMAHEFKVRGEIRWFCRYIARYIRLTPALLAVVFWYAFVMEHTGSGPQWNSIILPNAELCKSNAWTNLLYIQNFFPFEEMCATHTHQLALDMQLSLLAPMLVFFLEFKPIVGTILMFFFILLSATLRYVATMNNYLSLVIFHGMSLKHLYRTANLIYALPLHRATPYVFGVTLGVLLRNTGKDVRIHKVLVILGWLIAMALGSWSLFSPWHLARRDYVYDAEEATHYAVISPVVWALALCWLIFACYTNHGGPINRFLSSHWLVIFSRISYAVYLTQFTVFFYKVGTTRYSSEFQLHRAFDSVEATTVVAVSVVVTLFFDIPMQEIKNVVMESTDVLATEVPAKDPSTAPNEEKKSAKLAAEEKKVFEEDEVSSTGWDWQRDIVDGGVKYSADALEDEERVDMPFLKKPVARRRSFIGQDSSGPEEGIPAWEWIKESNKRLSREEEEEEYRRRGRRSRSSQRDYQEEGRDALDLSRMQQEREEAIKRGRRSLSRSLDAKRLSTRESEGDEEGEEEEEEDPRRYRGRSESRGRSVIRESDDYRSWELVGKERSSSAGPDSKRLFSKSEEREPAQRQTRAHPPHGRRTFSSESEDELSSQRRKIEKRHPPAEPRISDEEDWEGELRIRRKQFMEKLATQQRTGDYYDEEDFASLRRRSSAEGKIALLKDPSANDNMDSWTISVGSRVAQLGSSQERSEPEEDVYIRRREYRESAPPPREDIQSEEDTWDESRRISYTSSSQITSVEEDEDLFVLTKESKRISVQDLSNLSPDDPDLADSGWNVVKNENEGAPKSGSMGLFKRESIVKSQASEEDPEYLLPERPKLVQQEREHPFKKAWQMQKSRSEEDGSVYIIKESKEAKLKIEDTPELKKEHSGEQYEDIGSFADDESESVSLARSRSTDTDENTRTSSKSEETESTERSDSTSIEGNKANSRSSDVDEDTLRFNWPSEEERLDVYKTVPRSKSEEVEWSWEREQT from the exons ATGCGTTCTAATTTTCACGAAGGCACGGTCGCTCGTGGACGTGGTGGCCCGGGGTCTGCCGCGTCGTTGGAGGCGGATGCGATAGTCTTGCGAGGCTGTCCGGCTGTTACCTGTTCTCATCTCCACGAAAGTCGCGAGAACGAGCATCAGGGGATCGAGGAAGATCAATCGGTAGGACGTTTTTTGCTGATCGCGAACGAGGATCGGGTTGATCGTAAACCAGTGCTCGCTCTGTCAGAGTTTCTTCCATGCGAACGCTCCGGTGACATGGCTTCCGCCCTTCTGGGCAAGTGTGTCGGCTTACTAGCGCTGCTACTTCTCCTCTACAGCTGTTGCTATGCCTTCAGGATCCGCGAGCACGCCGGTCAAACGGCCCTCACGTCCGCGGAGCAAACGCGTCACACCGCTTGCGCTTCCATGTTTGGCAGATGCCAGCAGAAGACGACCGCGACAACGTCGACTGCTCGAAAGTGGCACGACACGTCAGCATCCTCGCGGCTCGCCACCACTCGTAAACCACCTGTCGAGGTGACGTCGACCCACGATGACCACGAtgacgacgatgacgacgatACAGGGACAGAGGGGATGCTTTCGAGGATAGAAAGAACCGGACGTGCGACCGATCGGCTCGCCGGTGATTCCGCGGGAAACAGCGTTCGAGTCGACGACCaggatgatgatgatgaagaGGAAGAGGTGATTgtggaggtggaggaggaCACTGACGAGGATGTCGCGAGCGATGAACAAATAGCAGAGGATTCTGATGtggatgatgatgatgatgatgatgatgatgatgatgacgaAGATGAAGACGAAGATGATGAAGATGAAGACGAAGATGATgaagacgaagacgaagatgaagaagaagtagCCCCTACTCCTCCACCGAGGAAACTAGAAAAAGTCAGACTCGCGGACAAAGATAAGATTAAGTCTGCAGAAATCGTAACACCAGCCCCTGTTTTAGAGAAACCAAAGGCTCGAAGCAAAGAATCATCAGAGACAGCAAAGAAATCCGAAGAAACCGCAAAGAAACCTGAAGAACCAGCAAAGAAACCTAAAGAATCAGTAAAGAAACCCGAAGAACCGGTAAAAAAACCTGACAGCCCAAAAATATCAGTCGAAATCCCGAAGAAAGTCGAATCCGCCAAGATAACGAAACCTGAAGTCGAATCAAAAGCTAAGACAACGAAGCAGTCGGAGGAAAAGGCGAAGGTTCCTGTAAAATCGGTGCCGAAAGCACAGGAACCAGCGAAGAAAGCAGAAGAAGGAAAAGTGAAAAGCGTAACGACTAAACCCGCGGGAGTTAAACGATCCGATA AAGATGAGTCAAAATCAAAAACGAAAACGCGGGTGCAAGCACCTCTTACCTTGGCTCAATTGAACGATGCGATTCTACGAGTGCCGACCTTCCTGCCAAATTTCACGGGCATCGAAGATCTCGAGTGTCAGCAGCACGGCAAGATCTTCCTGCGACAGTTAAGGGGTTATAAATTATGGGCCCTGCAAA TGTTAGATTCGAGTGCAAAAATCCCATCGGGATTGTTGAGGGGAAACGTCAACCAGCTTGGAGATTTTGACGAGTGTTTGGGGATAATGGCACACGTGAAATTGGACGACAAGACCATAAAGGTGCAGGGCAAATATTGTTTGGCCAGTATAGATTTGTACCCGGTTCGTCCGGACATGAAGCTTCCGGTTAATATGATGCAGGCTCGTGCTTTTGTACGAGGAAGCATGCATGAC TCTGgccattttattccaaaattcaCAACGGTGAACTGGGCATTGTGTCTCCCAGCAGCATGTACCGCGGAAGATGCACAAGTCGTGCTGGAACAAGCATTGAGCGAGTACAATTCTACCATAGGAATTAAATTCACTGTGGACGTTGATCCTAACATGTGTTACGTCAAACAGAAGTTACGAAGTTATTCGAAAGAAACGATTGGCGTTTT GTACTTTTATGCAATGGTGATTTGTCTGGTAATCGTAGCAACTGTGAGAGACTATTTAGTGATATCAGAAGGAAAAG GGAATTATTCAGAGAGAATAATAATGTCCTTTTCCTTACGAAGAACTATAAAATctttattgaaaaaagaatcgaACGAAGCAGAAATCACGTGCATTCACGGGATAAGAACGCTCGTAACGATCATCCTTTATATTGCTCATCAACTTATACCGATTGCAAGGTTACCATTGTCCAATCGAATTGAACTTACGGAG GTGTCGAATAATCCAATTAGCTCTATCTTAAGGGTGTCAATGGTTTATACCGACTCCTTTTTATTACTCAGCGGTGTTTTAACTGCTTACAATATGGCGCATGAATTTAAAGTGCGCGGTGAAATCCGCTGGTTTTGTCGCTATATCGCAAGATATATCAG ACTCACCCCAGCGTTACTAGCCGTGGTGTTTTGGTATGCGTTCGTAATGGAACACACGGGATCGGGACCACAATGGAACAGCATCATACTGCCAAACGCCGAGCTTTGTAAGAGCAACGCGTGGACGAATTTACTgtatatacaaaatttctttcctttcgaaGAAATG tgtGCTACTCATACACATCAGTTGGCATTGGATATGCAACTGTCGTTGTTAGCCCCAATGTTGGTATTTTTCTTAGAATTTAAGCCGATAGTCGGAACTATTTTGATGTTCTTCTTCATCTTATTATCAGCCACGCTTCGTTATGTAGCGACGATGAATAATTATCTTTCTCTCGTGATTTTTCACGGAATGTC gtTGAAGCATCTTTACAGAAccgcaaatttaatttatgcaTTACCATTGCATAGAGCTACACCATACGTGTTTGGCGTAACTCTTGGTGTGCTGCTACGTAATACCGGAAAAGACGTCAGGATCCACAAG GTGTTGGTGATCTTGGGATGGTTAATCGCGATGGCCTTGGGATCATGGTCGTTATTTTCACCCTGGCACTTGGCCAGGAGGGACTACGTGTACGATGCTGAAGAAGCAACCCATTACGCTGTAATAAGTCCAGTCGTGTGGGCTCTGGCTTTGTGTTGGCTCATATTTGCATGCTACACGAATCATGGAG GTCCAATAAACAGATTCCTTTCGAGCCACTGGTTGGTGATCTTCAGCAGAATATCGTACGCAGTCTATTTGACGCAATTCACAGTATTTTTCTACAAGGTTGGGACCACCAGATACTCCAGCGAGTTTCAACTTCATAGAGCC TTCGACTCAGTGGAAGCAACCACGGTCGTAGCAGTATCGGTAGTCGTCACCCTGTTCTTCGACATCCCGATGCAAGAGATAAAGAACGTGGTGATGGAAAGTACCGACGTCCTGGCAACGGAAGTACCCGCCAAAGATCCGTCTACTGCTCcaaatgaagaaaagaagtCAGCGAAGCTGGCGGCAGAGGAGAAGAAGGTGTTCGAAGAGGACGAGGTGTCCTCGACAGGGTGGGACTGGCAGAGGGACATAGTGGACGGTGGTGTAAAGTACAGCGCCGATGCGTTGGAAGACGAAGAGCGAGTGGACATGCCATTCCTGAAGAAACCAGTTGCCCGAAGGAGATCGTTCATAGGTCAGGATTCGTCAGGGCCGGAGGAGGGTATTCCAGCGTGGGAGTGGATCAAGGAATCGAACAAAAGATTATCCagggaagaggaggaggaggagtatcgaagaagaggaagacgCAGCAGAAGCAGTCAAAGGGATTATCAGGAGGAGGGAAGGGATGCGTTGGATCTTTCGAGGATGCAACAGGAGCGAGAAGAAGCTATCAAGCGAGGCAGACGCTCGCTCTCGAGGAGTCTCGACGCTAAGAGATTGTCAACACGTGAGAGCGAGGGAGATGAAGAGGgcgaggaggaggaggaggaggatccAAGACGTTACAGAGGGAGATCCGAATCCAGAGGGAGATCCGTGATTAGGGAATCGGACGATTATCGTTCGTGGGAGTTGGTCGGTAAGGAACGTTCATCCTCGGCAGGTCCGGACTCTAAAAGGCTCTTCAGCAAATCGGAGGAACGCGAACCTGCGCAAAGACAAACAAGAGCCCATCCTCCGCACGGGAGACGAACCTTCTCCTCGGAGAGCGAGGATGAGCTTTCCTCGCAGCGTAGGAAAATTGAGAAAAGACATCCTCCGGCGGAGCCGAGGATAAGCGACGAGGAGGATTGGGAGGGCGAGCTGAGGATACGTAGGAAACAGTTTATGGAGAAGCTCGCGACGCAGCAGCGGACCGGCGACTACTACGACGAGGAAGATTTCGCTTCTCTGAGAAGGAGATCATCGGCGGAGGGGAAGATAGCCTTGCTGAAGGATCCTTCGGCGAACGACAACATGGATTCGTGGACGATCAGCGTGGGCTCGCGAGTGGCGCAGCTCGGTTCGTCCCAGGAACGAAGCGAGCCTGAAGAGGACGTTTATATACGACGAAGGGAGTACCGCGAGAGTGCCCCGCCACCCAGGGAGGACATCCAGAGCGAGGAAGACACTTGGGACGAGTCGCGAAGAATATCGTACACCAGCAGCAGTCAGATAACCTCGGTAGAAGAGGACGAGGACCTCTTCGTCCTGACTAAAGAAAGCAAGAGGATATCGGTGCAGGACCTGTCCAACCTGTCCCCGGACGACCCTGACCTGGCGGACTCAGGGTGGAACGTGGTGAAGAACGAGAACGAAGGTGCGCCCAAGTCTGGCTCCATGGGGCTGTTCAAAAGAGAGTCCATCGTAAAGAGCCAGGCCAGTGAGGAGGATCCGGAGTACCTCCTCCCGGAGAGGCCCAAGTTGGTCCAGCAGGAACGGGAGCATCCTTTCAAGAAGGCTTGGCAGATGCAGAAGTCCAGATCGGAGGAAGACGGTTCTGTCTATATTATTAAAGAGTCCAAGGAGGCGAAGTTGAAGATAGAAGACACTCCAGAGCTGAAGAAAGAACACAGCGGGGAACAATACGAAGACATAGGCTCGTTCGCTGATGACGAATCCGAGTCCGTCAGTTTAGCGCGTAGCAGAAGTACCGACACTGATGAGAACACCAGGACCAGCTCGAAATCTGAAGAAACAGAGTCAACGGAGCGGAGCGACAGCACGAGCATCGAGGGTAACAAAGCTAATTCGAGATCATCGGACGTGGATGAGGACACTCTGAGATTTAATTGGCCGTCTGAGGAGGAACGGTTGGATGTTTATAAAACAGTACCGAGGAGCAAATCGGAGGAGGTGGAGTGGAGCTGGGAACGGGAGCAGACTTGA
- the LOC114872630 gene encoding peptidyl-prolyl cis-trans isomerase-like 1 isoform X2, whose translation MALANISGIPDKHWQPPFVVFETTMGEVMIELYWKHVPITCRNFAELTRRGYYNGTKFHRVIRDFMIQGGDPTGTGKGGVSIYGECFDDEIHDDLKHTGAGVVSMANSGPDTNGSQFFITLAPTQWLDGKHTIFVEIACRRSIVLCRRTLPI comes from the exons ATGGCTCTTGCGAATATATCTGGAATTCCTGATAAACATTGGCAGCCACCATTTGTAGTATTTGAAACTAC aaTGGGGGAAGTCATGATTGAGCTGTACTGGAAACATGTACCAATTACATGCAGGAATTTTGCTGAACTTACACGACGTGGATATTACAATGGAACGAAGTTTCATAGAGTAATACGAGATTTCATGATACAGG gcGGTGATCCCACGGGAACAGGAAAAGGTGGGGTATCCATCTATGGAGAATGTTTTGACGATGAAATACACGATGACCTAAAGCATACAG GTGCGGGAGTAGTATCTATGGCTAATTCAGGACCTGATACTAACGGATCACagttttttattacattagcGCCTACACAATGGCTTGATGGAAAACACACAATTTTTG TGGAAATAGCTTGTCGTCGTTCTATAGTGCTTTGTCGGAGAACTTTGCCAATTTAA
- the LOC114872630 gene encoding peptidyl-prolyl cis-trans isomerase-like 1 isoform X1 — protein MALANISGIPDKHWQPPFVVFETTMGEVMIELYWKHVPITCRNFAELTRRGYYNGTKFHRVIRDFMIQGGDPTGTGKGGVSIYGECFDDEIHDDLKHTGAGVVSMANSGPDTNGSQFFITLAPTQWLDGKHTIFGRIQSGMAIVKRIGLVETDKNDRPVDDIKIVKGSIRNA, from the exons ATGGCTCTTGCGAATATATCTGGAATTCCTGATAAACATTGGCAGCCACCATTTGTAGTATTTGAAACTAC aaTGGGGGAAGTCATGATTGAGCTGTACTGGAAACATGTACCAATTACATGCAGGAATTTTGCTGAACTTACACGACGTGGATATTACAATGGAACGAAGTTTCATAGAGTAATACGAGATTTCATGATACAGG gcGGTGATCCCACGGGAACAGGAAAAGGTGGGGTATCCATCTATGGAGAATGTTTTGACGATGAAATACACGATGACCTAAAGCATACAG GTGCGGGAGTAGTATCTATGGCTAATTCAGGACCTGATACTAACGGATCACagttttttattacattagcGCCTACACAATGGCTTGATGGAAAACACACAATTTTTG GCAGAATTCAGTCTGGTATGGCAATAGTAAAAAGAATTGGCTTAGTTGAGACCGACAAGAATGACAGACCCGTTGACGacataaaaattgttaaaggATCCATAAGAAatgcataa